In Sphingobacterium thalpophilum, a genomic segment contains:
- a CDS encoding DUF6266 family protein codes for MANVKHGINGPPSGKVGAVVFCKWKEINYVRSLPRVNKRRPLSDKEVNNRNKFGLMQQFLSPYKKIIRLGFANYTKNMTAYNAAMSYNLHHAMQKDDEGFHIDYEKIALSRGLDEEITGATFQLLNETIHITWELKNSEKLLHEDLTDFRTLVLLIPENPINGSQGVLLNNYIMDLQESIQIPKLTRSDTYHLYLGFIAADGTNRSMNSSYLGNISLQRG; via the coding sequence ATGGCAAATGTAAAACACGGTATAAACGGTCCTCCTTCTGGTAAGGTCGGTGCAGTTGTTTTTTGTAAATGGAAAGAAATCAATTATGTCCGATCTCTTCCAAGAGTGAATAAAAGAAGGCCGCTTTCGGATAAGGAAGTTAACAACCGAAACAAATTTGGACTTATGCAGCAATTCTTAAGTCCCTACAAAAAAATTATACGGCTCGGCTTCGCAAACTACACCAAAAATATGACAGCTTATAATGCTGCAATGTCCTACAACCTTCACCATGCCATGCAAAAAGACGATGAAGGTTTTCATATCGATTATGAAAAGATTGCCCTAAGCCGAGGGTTGGACGAAGAGATTACAGGGGCAACATTTCAATTGTTGAACGAAACTATCCATATCACTTGGGAACTAAAAAACTCCGAAAAACTCTTGCATGAAGATCTGACAGATTTCCGAACCTTGGTACTCCTCATTCCTGAGAATCCAATAAACGGTTCACAAGGTGTTTTACTTAATAATTACATCATGGATTTACAAGAATCTATTCAAATACCGAAACTAACCCGAAGTGATACATATCACTTATATCTAGGTTTTATTGCAGCTGACGGGACTAATCGAAGCATGAATAGCAGCTATCTCGGAAATATAAGCTTGCAAAGAGGATAA
- a CDS encoding helix-turn-helix domain-containing protein, whose translation MTDEDKALLETIGLRFRAKRNDLYYSLRDLSHLTGISTGTLNGIEKGKDLTLTNFLTLCRSLEIQPTVFFQHDIVFNSPYSLPPDAQERITLSKKLDDLVYHSDFFHSARRVSEVLVQLGIDKSQSNKFSVYLTNYCEEGALVYQQHGNYKIYRKKKVNKKD comes from the coding sequence ATGACGGATGAAGACAAAGCATTACTGGAAACAATTGGTTTACGCTTTCGCGCGAAACGAAATGATCTTTATTATTCACTACGGGATCTATCCCATCTAACAGGCATTTCAACAGGAACACTCAATGGTATAGAAAAGGGAAAAGACTTAACGCTCACAAACTTTTTAACTTTATGCCGCAGCCTGGAAATCCAACCGACGGTATTTTTTCAGCATGATATTGTTTTTAATTCGCCCTATTCCCTACCTCCTGATGCGCAGGAAAGAATCACGCTAAGCAAAAAACTGGATGACCTCGTCTATCATTCGGATTTTTTCCACTCAGCACGACGTGTTTCGGAGGTGTTGGTCCAATTGGGTATTGACAAGAGCCAAAGCAACAAATTCTCTGTTTATCTAACCAACTATTGTGAAGAGGGAGCCCTCGTCTATCAGCAGCATGGTAACTATAAAATCTATCGTAAAAAAAAGGTAAATAAAAAGGACTAA
- a CDS encoding fatty acid desaturase: MTHQEKSSQIRREINLSYQQLKGMYPILKSQNSIGMAIFALAILAIVVVSIAWSRALVPTWLMIVSNAFFMGVLHEIEHDLIHWLYFKRQKVVHHFMLFSVWILRPLTVNPWIRRTLHHHHHKFSGTLHDVEERSVTNGEQWSIKRLVTTADVVLGGLFRLHRMFNDMDKEVKNGNLKLETSSKLKRIMFLSIVPVTIFAHVILYFFFADLLFDWLRVVFGVNLSFPHYVDNMLISLRWIIYVILLPNLLRQFCLHFITSNMHYFGDVEAGNVIEQTQVLTVWWTFPMQLFCFFFGWTHSIHHFVVNETFYVRHIGRKKAQEILRKYGVRFNDLGTFRRANRFRELSNKEV; the protein is encoded by the coding sequence TTGACACATCAGGAAAAGTCGAGCCAGATTAGGAGGGAAATAAATCTTTCCTATCAACAGCTTAAAGGAATGTACCCCATCTTAAAAAGTCAGAACAGTATCGGAATGGCCATATTTGCACTAGCGATCCTGGCCATTGTTGTTGTATCGATAGCTTGGTCTCGCGCTCTTGTTCCGACTTGGCTTATGATTGTCAGTAATGCCTTTTTTATGGGTGTTTTACATGAAATAGAACATGATCTGATTCACTGGCTTTATTTTAAAAGACAAAAAGTGGTTCATCATTTTATGCTTTTTAGTGTATGGATATTACGCCCATTGACTGTCAATCCCTGGATACGCAGGACCTTGCATCATCATCATCATAAATTTTCGGGTACATTACATGATGTTGAGGAACGCAGTGTGACGAATGGCGAGCAGTGGTCGATCAAACGTTTGGTAACAACGGCCGATGTTGTATTGGGCGGGCTCTTTCGGCTGCATCGTATGTTTAATGATATGGACAAAGAGGTGAAAAATGGGAATCTAAAATTGGAGACTTCTTCAAAACTAAAACGGATTATGTTTTTAAGCATTGTTCCAGTGACGATTTTTGCACATGTGATCTTATATTTCTTCTTTGCAGACCTATTATTTGATTGGTTAAGAGTGGTTTTTGGAGTGAATTTGAGTTTTCCACACTATGTTGATAACATGTTGATAAGTTTGCGTTGGATCATTTATGTTATTCTATTACCAAACTTATTACGCCAATTTTGTTTACATTTTATTACATCAAACATGCATTATTTTGGCGATGTCGAAGCTGGAAATGTTATTGAGCAAACGCAGGTATTGACAGTTTGGTGGACTTTTCCGATGCAATTGTTTTGTTTCTTTTTCGGTTGGACACATAGCATCCATCATTTTGTCGTCAATGAGACATTTTACGTACGTCATATTGGGCGCAAGAAGGCACAAGAAATTTTGCGCAAGTATGGGGTTCGTTTTAATGATTTGGGAACGTTTAGAAGGGCAAACCGTTTTCGTGAACTTTCCAACAAAGAAGTTTAG